From a single Octopus sinensis linkage group LG5, ASM634580v1, whole genome shotgun sequence genomic region:
- the LOC115211691 gene encoding uncharacterized protein LOC115211691 — MAASGLPSFTGDSGLWLAQVESHFAAHAISPQQQLHLLYSSLPSRLATSVRDLIMSPHPDATYASVKAEILRRKTRSEESQFNELMADEQLGDRTPSQFLRHLRELSGNAADVPLLRKIFFSRLPAHVQTMLATALESVSVDQIATMADKVLEFSRPSPSRGLYACIEPPLTPPTNDKLAEKIDALTQRIDDLCRSIGRQPRSRSRNSSISRSRSDSVSRSGWC; from the coding sequence ATGGCTGCATCAGGTTTGCCTTCATTCACGGGGGATTCGGGTCTGTGGCTTGCGCAGGTGGAATCCCATTTTGCCGCGCATGCCATTTCTCCACAGCAGCAGTTACATCTGCTGTACTCAAGTTTGCCCTCCCGGCTCGCCACATCGGTGAGGGATCTCATTATGAGTCCCCACCCTGACGCCACATATGCGTCAGTAAAGGCAGAGATCCTCCGCCGCAAAACGCGGTCGGAGGAGAGTCAGTTCAATGAGCTGATGGCCGACGAGCAGTTGGGGGACAGAACTCCATCCCAGTTCCTGCGCCATCTAAGGGAGCTCAGCGGCAACGCAGCGGACGTGCCGCTCttacgaaaaatatttttttccaggcTGCCTGCCCACGTGCAGACAATGTTGGCCACGGCACTGGAGTCTGTGTCTGTGGACCAGATCGCCACGATGGCCGACAAAGTATTAGAGTTTTCGCGACCATCTCCCTCGCGGGGCCTGTACGCATGTATAGAGCCCCCTCTGACACCTCCGACGAACGATAAACTAGCCGAGAAGATCGATGCGCTTACGCAGAGAATCGATGATCTGTGCCGTTCGATCGGGCGCCAACCTCGCAGTCGTAGTCGCAATAGCTCTATTTCCCGTAGTCGGAGTGACTCTGTTTCTCGTTCCGGCTGGTGCTAG